In the genome of Palaemon carinicauda isolate YSFRI2023 chromosome 15, ASM3689809v2, whole genome shotgun sequence, one region contains:
- the Tapdelta gene encoding translocon-associated protein subunit delta, with protein MKSLLILLAGVVAVAYGETCEGAQVDAVGFTSEDATLVTKIAYIADFSLSCSNGAKDVSLYAETFDGIVGVARSVDGVKYQVSWVEDVATAGSGQRPIKLFDEAGYAALRKAQRGNEDTAAVQPIAVINLYHPGAYRGPWVQSETMAILAAIFIYYYALTQKNKLMA; from the exons ATGAAGTCTCTGTTGATATTGTTGGCTGGTGTTGTGGCCGTAGCGTATG GCGAGACATGTGAAGGTGCACAAGTTGATGCAGTTGGATTTACCTCAGAGGATGCAACCCTTGTCACAAAGATAGCATACATTGCAGATTTCAGCTTATCCTGTTCAAATGGTGCAAAG GATGTGTCACTGTATGCAGAAACTTTTGATGGCATTGTTGGTGTTGCTCGATCAGTTGATGGTGTCAAGTACCAA GTAAGCTGGGTTGAAGATGTTGCTACAGCGGGATCTGGGCAGCGACCAATCAAGCTTTTTGATGAAGCTGGATATGCTGCATTAAGGAAG GCTCAGCGAGGAAATGAAGATACTGCTGCAGTTCAGCCAATTGCTGTTATTAACCTCTACCATCCC GGTGCATACAGAGGTCCATGGGTTCAGTCAGAGACTATGGCCATTCTTGCTGCTATATTCATTTATTACTATGCCCTGACACAGAAGAACAAGCTCAtggcttaa